A genomic stretch from Mastacembelus armatus chromosome 12, fMasArm1.2, whole genome shotgun sequence includes:
- the dpm2 gene encoding dolichol phosphate-mannose biosynthesis regulatory protein, producing MATGVDQAVGMSLVVFSLLLFTYYSVWVIVLPFVDSDHVLHKYFLPREYSVILPGIAAVILLLCIGAFTAVVIWKNRKPKKVD from the exons ATG GCTACAGGGGTGGATCAAGCAGTTGGCATGAGTCTTGTTGTCTTCAGCCTTCTGTTGTTTACATACTACTCAGTGTGGGTCATCGTCCTG CCTTTTGTCGACAGTGATCACGtattacacaaatattttcttcctcGGGAGTACTCAGTCATTCTGCCTGGCATTGCAGCAGTAATATTGCTCCTCTGTATAG GGGCGTTCACTGCAGTGGTGATTTGGAAAAATCGTAAGCCAAAGAAAGTGGACTAA
- the eeig1b gene encoding early estrogen-induced gene 1 protein isoform X2, whose amino-acid sequence MKFSFVCKMSANPVTGVLDPCICRVSVRKELKGGKAFSKLGFADLNIAEFAGSGSTVRCCILEGYDTKNTRQDNSILKVTIGMTLLSGDPCFKTPPSTAKSVSTGDKDPSLQLDCKGESTDATVQPLEGIMEEHCAFKPRQSSQRSSGLPEEGGSLSSPNEVFHTGHARSSSYASQHSKISGYSTGNSRCSSLTDLSHHRNTSSSSSASCGITHSTQPPPSTPTESHRQASTKPERPPPPSAAALMSNRSSRRKKDTVERQPSCVDDTRIDADDIVEKIVQSQNFSDISNNEDSNLRLFVSKDGTTALSGTQLTSRGTPGIFEPVVIETH is encoded by the exons ATGAAGTTCtcttttgtgtgtaaaatgagtGCTAATCCAGTCACTGGAGTATTGGACCCCTGCATCTGCAGAGTCTCTGTACGCAAG GAGCTCAAAGGAGGAAAGGCCTTCTCAAAG ctgggTTTTGCTGATCTCAACATTGCAGAGTTTGCTGGATCAGGCTCCACAGTTCGTTGCTGCATCCTGGAGGGTTATGACACCAAAAACACTCGACAGGACAATTCTATCCTCAAG GTAACTATTGGGATGACTCTTTTGTCTGGAGATCCTTGCTTTAAAAC CCCTCCCAGCACGGCCAAATCTGTCTCCACTGGGGACAAGGACCCCAGCCTGCAGCTGGACTGTAAGGGAGAGAGCACTGATGCCACAGTGCAGCCACTAGAGGGCATTATGGAAGAACATTGCGCCTTTAAACCACGTCAGTCATCACAGCGTAGCTCAG GGCTGCCCGAGGAGGGAGGGAGTTTGTCCAGCCCAAATGAGGTCTTTCACACTGGTCATGCCCGCAGCTCCAGCTATGCCAGCCAGCACAGCAAGATATCAG GCTATAGCACAGGTAACTCTCGTTGCTCTAGCCTGACAGACCTCAGTCACCACAGGAAcacctcctccagcagcagcgcCTCCTGCGGGATCACCCACTCCACTCAGcctcctccctccacccccactgAGTCTCACAGACAAGCATCTACCAAACCAGAGAGGCCTCCTCCGCCTTCTGCAGCAGCCCTCATGTCCAACAGGTCCTCcag GAGGAAGAAGGACACAGTGGAGCGTCAGCCCAGCTGTGTGGATGACACCCGCATTGATGCGGATGACATTGTGGAGAAAATTGTTCAGAGCCAGAACTTTTCTGACATCAGCAACAATGAAG aCAGCAACTTGAGGCTGTTTGTTAGCAAAGATGGGACTACTGCCCTCAGTGGAACGCAGCTCACCAGCAG aggAACACCTGGTATTTTTGAGCCAGTGGTTATTGAGACTCACTGA